The window AGGGAATCGGTAGAGTCGCAGTTGAGGCTGTTCAAGTTTCGGCGGTACCAGTAAATGACCTGATCCTGGGTGATGTAGTTGGCGACGTTGGTATCACCGTTCTTGTAAGCGGCGATGAAAGGCTTGGAGAgatccagccagccatcgTGAGGCATGTCATTGGCCCACCTGGGAGAATTGAGTCAGTAAATCATCGATTAGTTATTTGGGGAATATAGAAATTACTTTGAGCTGCCGTCGTCAGAGTGTTCGGAACTAAGAGGTCCAACGTAGTGGGACTCGCCGTAATCGTTCCAAGTGACAATCTCGACCATGGGGAAGCCCTGCTGAATGACCTCGTTCCAGCGAGTGAAGAGAAGATCACCAGAGGGGAAGACCCAGTTCTTGCTCGAGAAGTGGGTGTTGAACCAGGGAGCGACAGGAGCGAGGTAGGTCTTTCCGTTAAGCCAGCTCTCATAAGCAGCATCGTTTTCAGCAACAGTGACGTTGACGCCGTTGGAAGGAGCTCGgttgttgccattgctgtCCCAAGCCTATTGAAAATTTAGCACCATTTCTACTTATACGCGGCGGCCAATGAAGGCGATAAATACTCACACCCCAGCTCAGAGCGCCGTCAATGGTAGAAGTATCGGTGTTGGGGTGGAAGTTGGGAACAAAGTAGACGTTGGAGCCGGCACCGGAGCGGATAGCATTAACATCGACTCCGTCGCCAATGAAGGACGAGGCAAAGGGTCGGCCATTGACTTGGAGCTGGGCAGACTGGCCAGCGTATTGAGCAATCTTCTGGCCTACACCGGTGCCGTCGGAGGTCTGCCAGTAGCTAAAGTCGAAGGAAATGAAGACCTTCATGCCATTGTTGGCAGCAGACTGATAGGCAAAGCCGAGCTGAGTATCAGTGTAAGAGTCAGTGCCAATGTTCAAGGCAAAGGCGTCAATGCCATAGGCCTTGGCACGCTGCATATCAGCATCATAGTCGCTGGCGCTGGTACGCTGTCCAACAATGCCAATCTACGGAGAATGTTAGTTAACTCGTATGCAAAATAGCATTTTAACAAGTAACCAACCATGAAATGGGCAAAGACCAGACGGTTGCCAGAAGCAGCACGCTCTTCCAGAGATCGGACCTCGATCTCGGCGTTGACCAGGGAGGACAAGGctgcggcgacggcgaaggCGGTCAGGCCGACGCGGCGGAAAGCTCCTGCAATCGACTTCATCGTGAATGTGCCAAAGAGGTGACTGCGAGAAAGCCGCTTGACATGATCaagtctctttcttcttcctgggCTTCATCCTACTCTTATATATCTGCTACAATATCCGACACCCGACGAGGGTGAGATTCTCATCCTCTCAGAATAGCTTCTATGCCTATGGATAGTAAACTTGGCGAATAGGCTGACGAAAGGGGCAGGAGTTTGTGGGAATATCGTGCAGCCCCCTATCGTTTTAGGAAGCTGGAATATGCCACTGGGTCGGTCCGAAGGAGATTTGCGGGCTGAGTTTGCTGGGACACAGTCATCCTGCTGGTAGCGGCCTAGTGTACGGAGTAAATTAATGGCGGCCTATTAGGCCCGCTGTTACCTAACCCCAGGGCCACAAACTGCGTTCAAGTTTGAGGATTCAAAGCCGATGCCGAAGAGCTGGTTATTAAACGCGGGATCGGCGGAGCCTTGCAGGGATACCTTCTCTGAGCTGATTACTAGTATGCTATATGATTGCAGGAGCTGTCCCTTGCAATTTGCCGCCATTTGTTTCTTCCGTTTTGAAACATTGACATTGTCTTTCATATCTTGGAGTCTTGAAATCCAAAAATTTCAGCTcaccattcttcttcatattgCCAATAGCTACTAAATCTAGACACTTTCAATACTGCTAAGCGCATGCAATCGACCGAGCAGATTCCACCAAGGCCTGCAGTTCAAAATCTCGGCAACTCCTTCCATAACATCACATCTCCGTGTCTCCACAAATTGTTCCTACTGCCGTGCAGAGGATTCCCGTAGACTGGTGCCAGCGCAGCTAGCTAACCTATTTCCGAACAATCTCGCTCAATAAGAATTTAGCAATACAACTCAATGACCACCGTGAGGACCTAGAACGATCCGTCCATTGCCAAAATGCAACTCGTGATACTTTCAATGGTGTAAACTAAGTTTATTAGTTACTCGGCATTCATGTCGCCTCTCAGTTACTTGGTGTTAAGCCAGTGTCAGCTGTTTTCTAACAGAGAAGTCAAAAAGCTTCAACCAGCAACCAAATTTGAGCGCGTAGTTTATCAAGCAAGGTTATAGCTATTAGAAACAGGTGCCAAGTAAGACGCTAATACGGAGACAACTGTGAGTGAccaagcaaaagaacaaTACCGTCGTACGATTCGTATACACTCCTACAGGTCTTGAAAttttttatagtaatatCAGGCATAATAATACGCCCCAATGTAGTTAGAGCTGCGCAGAATCGAACCAACACTACGGACGATTTATATGCATTCGCCAGGATGCGCGCGCTCGCTCCGCTTGTAGGCTCAGAGAATGTAAATTTGCGGGCAGTGAATGTGAGTAAAGATGGAGGGCTGTGATCTTGCAAAAGCTACCTCTTTGGGTTCATCAGGCTTCGGGCCGTCGCAAAAGCTTTATTGATTGGACCAAGCGGATTTTTAATATTCTTCCCGTCCAGACATGTGTCTCATGAGATGAGAAACAAATGGCCAATGGAGCCACGCTCTGCATTATTGAATACGAATAGGAATTGCAACGCTGAGTTTTGCAATACCCCTGCTCTAGGCAGAAGTTAAAGCAGGATCACAGATGCATACCGCTTGCTTGGCAATGTTTATTGACAAGGCCAGAGTCGGGAGGATTACGGAATCGGATCGGAAATGTCGGCGGAAAAGCCATACGTAAAGATGCTAAAAGACGTCTTGTCCCATTCAGGAATCTTGCATTGAATGTTGTAGCTTCGAATAGGTCTTACTGCCTAGCTGGCAGTGTTACTGCTGTACGTATGACTATTTCTGCTAGATATTGCGAGGTATGTATCCGTACCTAGCTGTCTGTTGGTAGACCCACTCCAAGCCTGTCTTGATTACATCTATAATCGGGGGCGATTTCGCGCGATTGGTGGAATACGATAACCGGATATAAGATGCCAAGTCGAAACACCAGCTAGCAGCATCGTGTACTCCGAATGGGGTAAAATTCGCACGGGACCGTGAAATGATAAACCTTGTAGCATGAGCATATCTCTTGTCGTGTTCAGTTGTGCTGATTGCCTCTCGTAGATAGCATATAAAGTCAGTGCAATGTACACGCGCTGGCATAAGCAAAATATTTTTGTTATTTAGTGTCTTAGTTCTGCGTTTGCTGGAGTAATTCCTCATAGCCATCATGAACAGCTGACGCAGATGATGTAAGTAATCAATATTGATGCTTACATGGGTACTATATCGGGAAATCCATGCGTCGAAACATAATACGGAACATCTTCCTCTCTAGAATCTTTCTCGCTTCACCAATGCGTATTAGCACTATTCAGCTGACTCGGCAGCTTCCTCTGGCAGACTAGCTCAAGGTTGCAATTCTTTCGAAAAATTCCGACCATCAATACGCAGCATGCCAGTACGCTAAGCCGCACGGGATTTATAGATTGGATTATGCATATTCTGCAGATACCAAAGAGCGTGCCAAGCATTATCCGATCTAGAAGCGTTAAAAACGATGATCTACAGGGCTCCTAGCATCTCGAATTCAACTCTCGGGTTTGAGGTTTCGTTTTATGCAGTGCCATGTGACGAAAGTCAAATGCCttcttataatataattaataccCATAGCTTCTTTGGAATGTCAATCGAGAGCCCAACAGCCATACACTGGACTTTACCCCAGCTCTAGAGCTCAATCACTTTTAAGATGAATAAGATGAATAAGTGCCGGTGAAATCGCAGTTGCTGCTGGTTCCATAAGCAGGGTAATAAACATGTTTGCTTATTCTCGTACAAGTAAAACGGCTGCATTTCGCAAGCCAACATGGTagactaatataaatttattgAGTTGTAGCTACTTTGGCACAGCTAAGACGAAGAACCGCCTGGGTTAGAATACTACAGCAGCACGCTGTTCAATAGTCACAGTTGGCTTGTATTCACTAGTACAAGTCACCATGTTTCTCGGAAGACGTTGCCGTGTAATACCTAAGAAGCATATTAAAATCTAGCTTCAAGGCACTGTGCACGGATATGGATCAGTAGAGCTGTAGTTTCTGTAtagatgagagatgagagatgaagcGAGGATAAGATAAACTTGCCTAACGGCCCGAGACCCGCCGTGAGTAACAAGGCGCATTCTGTTGCTGTGGTGCTGTAGCTGAAACCTCACCCCGCCCCATAACTCAGCGCTGAATTACACGACGACTTAATAAGACATATAACAGCTTAGGAAATAATAACCATGCGTATTAGAGTGAAAGAACAGACTCTCAAACTCTTTTCAGCCCTCAAAATCTCGTTTTTATCtctgtttctctttctttctttctttctttctttctttctttctttctttctttctttctttctttctttctttctttctttctttctttctttctttctttctttctttctttctttcctcgACAACTAATTTTTCGATACAGGAAAATGTCGGGTAGGCTTAGTAGGCGCATCCTAAAATAGAAATTTTAGGATATGCTAGCGGTTCTTTTCATCCAGACACCTGAAAATCACGACCGCCTATTACATGATGTTAATGTCAGCTGTATTAATATCGTATAGCTTTTTGAACGCAGAATTCAGTAGAATCTTATTGCTTACTAGCAGTCTTTTCGCAAAATATGGCCGAGTTTCTCCGCAGCCCGTCTAGCTGCTTCATCACTACGCGACAAGTGACAGAATAGCGGAAGATCTCGGAGAATAGTAACTTATACTATTTTTCTATAAGCTCCTCATTCCCTCCTAACAACCAATCGCTAGGAGCTGACACTCGGTTTTCAGCCTTCGCAACCTATAATTCCTTATAAACCCTTtcaatctttctttttcttctttcttaaTCCTTTCttaattcttcttctttataaACCCttctttaatttttcttttccttcttttgtcGTCGATATGTTCGCGCCAGTGCTCCGAGTCACAAAAGCACTCAAGCCACAAACGGCTGCATTGAGTGCCACACTTGTGTTTGCTGGTATAGCTGGCGGCGCATACAGCTACAGAATATACAATCGATTTGTCCGAGAATATCAGACACATGTCCGACAGAAGATAGGTGTGCTGGATTCACTCAACAACTCGAACACAGTCCGCACTCTAGTCAATCCTCATAACCATGTTACCATGGGAGACTCTTGCTCAACCATTTTGACAACGCTCCCAGAGCAAGAGACGCCATCAGACGAAGTCATCCTATCTGCGCTTGTGAAAGGCTTTTTCTCAGGTCCAGTTTTCATGCCAGAAAGAATTGCACTTCGACTTATAGGACTCCGATTCGTAACATTTGAAGGTGAGTTTGTTACAACAAATAGTATTACCTGCAGCGCTCATAGCCATAATGAATAGGCTTGGAACCGACAGCACAGCCCATCTGGAAGACTTCACAGCTGTCCAGCACTCAGCTTCCTATGAAAACAGCAATACTATGGGGATGTTTCCAAATCGCGAATATCGAACTCTCGAATTCTAAAGACGGAGATAATAGAAGTGTGGTTGATATTGTTTTCGGTACCGATCGAGAGCAATTTGCTGGTTGCCATCGGTTTTCCGTCAAACGTGTGGAGGAAAATTCTCTAACCCAGAAACAGCCTGCACAGTTTCAGGTACAGGTGGAGAGCATTATCTGCAATCCAACCGTTAACAAGCCGATTTCCATTAGTTTTCTAGGAGGATTTCACAAAGTATACGCAAATCTGCTTTTTAGGGACGCTGTCGCGGAGGCAATGCACCGGCTAAGTCTTAGCAGTGCGTAATAGATGCCATGCCGAAGAAATGAACTATTTTCCATGACAGAAATGTTCATGACTGTAATATTAATATGTACATTAGACACACTCCATTTCATAGTAACTGGCAGAAGTGAGTTCAAATTCATAGAGATTAGAAGGCAGTtgaatttataatagttaatgGAATAATAAAGACatggctgcttggcttgcTTTCTCAAACGGTTCAACCAGTACATCACAGCAAACACAGTGTTTCAAAACGTTGCCAGTCGAAGCTTGCTCAATTGTAATTAGCTGGATTAATATATAACAGGGATTATAATTAACTTCTATTCCATCAAGGCTTAAAGTGTTAAATATTTCTAGAACTATCCTGTTGCGACCTATGCGCTGTGTTTTGTTCTTCCATCTGGCTCTTTGTATTAATGGTTTTCCCTCACGTCAATGACAGTTGACTTGAACTTCCGAGCAGGAAGGCGACGATTGAATAAAATGTCAGTCTCGCGGTAAGTGCGGTGCTTCAGCTCAGGGAGGAAGAAGTATGCCATGAACCAGCACACGACAGCAGTGCCTCCCCACACGTAACCACATTTGCCCGCAAGATTCCATCCTGTGGGGTTCAAGAGCTGTGAAGCCAGGTAAATCATGGGAATTTCCGCAACATAGTATGCAGCACGGCCAACGCCAGTGCTTAGGGCGCGAAGTCGGACAGAGGATGTCTCAGCAATAATCGTATAGGAGATTGGTCCCAGGCTCCCGGCGAAAACgaaagagatgatgataCCGAGACAAGCTTGGGCGTAGTTGGTTGAGTTGTTTTGCGGAATAGAGGCGCAAATACCAAGAATGAACAGAAGGGTGATGTTTGTGGCAGTTCCCCATAGGTAGATGGTTCGTCGGCCAAACCAGGCAGTTAAAAACCAAGAACAAGCGTTGGCAACAAATTGAAGACAAGAGTTGATCAGGTTAAGCTGGAAAGCACGATCGGATCCAATACCAGCCTCTAAGTCGGGGGTCAGCTACCTATATTAAAACATATTCAATGGAAACTGTGTACTCACGCTCGAAAAAGAAAGTTGCCTGGTTGGCAATCAAATTGCCAGCAAAGTTCTGAGACGCGTAAATCAAGCAAGTAATAATCGTTCGTCGCAGGTCGGTGCCCTTGAAAAGATCAAGAAGCGTGGGAGCACCGCCCATCTGTTTCTCGATCTCAACGGTACGCTCCATCATGGCAAGTGTGTTTGCTGAATTCTGTCCGGATTTACCACCAAGGCGCTCAATGGAACgaagagcttcttctttacGGCCGCGGCGAATGAGCCACCATGGAGATTCAGGAGCCAAAAAGATGAGAATCAAAAGAGGAGTCTAGTTATGTCAGTACTTGCCACTGCTGAATTTGAAACTCGAGACTCACGGGGAAGATCCACTGAAGTGCAAGAGGCACTCGCCAAGCCCACTGGTCGTCACGTTTATTATATCCAAGTGTCGCAGCCGCAACGATGATCGAGCCGATGGACCACGCCATTTGAAGAGTAGCGGTGCAGGCGCCTcgaagggggagggggacAATCTCGCTGGCATATGCGGGGGCGTTCGCAATGAAGAATCCCCAGGGGACACCTTCCAAGGCTTGTCCGACAACAAGCAGTGTAAGTGAGTTTGCCTATGAGATTTCATTAGTCATTGGAATCAACAAACGGGCAATGTCACTTACAAAGAATGATATAAAGATCGTGGCGTTCATAAGAACCAGGCCCAGAATAGTAGTCCAACGATATCCGATACGATTGGTAATAGGACCGGCCAGGAAAACACCTACGAAGGCACCGCATTGACCCGATTGGAAAAGGGCACTCTGCCATTTTGTTGGAATCGTCCATCCGGAGCCTTCAACGAAAATACCAAATTCCTTTTGGAAGGCCGCTTGTGCGACAAAGTTGCCGTTCAAGAACATATCGAAGGATTCCATAACCTAGCAGGCATTAGTTGCGATGTTACGCAGACAATGGCTCGATTATGAAGAGCAAACTCACGATAGTAAAGCACATGGTGAAAGCCCATAGACATGCCCAAGGATGTGTCTTGACCGCCTCCCAGACACCCATATCATGCTCTTGGTTTTCACCATCGATGGCATCATTTATCAGATCCTTGTTTCCAAGAACCTCTGCCTCCGGGACATCGACATGAGCTGCACCAAGGTGCAGATCATCCTGTTTCTCGCCTGACGACATTGTGTCCTGGGTGCTCGCTTTCTCTCTCCGAATCAATGCAATATCACCTTGAGAACATAACGGCTTTCAAACAgcacaaggaaaaggacaagcATGGGGTTTATATATCTCGATATCCATGATTCTCGGCCTTATTCAACTCACGGACTCTTATGATACGCGCTTCATCTTTCGATGTTATGCGCGATGTTGCTTAGTACCCAGGTCCATTTACAGGTCCCCCTGTATGAGTCCGTGGATATGATAGGTGCGCATCTGAAGTAACCAATAAATCTCCGCGCCTCTGCTGACTAGGGCAAGCGTTGCCTCGCTGAGGCCAGCGCCTCGCCGTCTCAGATTGGACCGCTTCTCTCGCTGAGGATCCCTATCCTTGCCTGTTCGGGCAATGGCCAATAGCTGGCTCCCGCCAACAGAAATATCCCCATATTCTCCGTATAGATTCGGGGAGAACCTAACTGATACAAGTCAAGTGCGGGGAAACTAGACTGTTTGCGAGTCTGGAGAAACTCGACTACCCCAAGGTTAATACCTCAGGGCCTATGGCGAATGCTTTGTTGTACTCTGGGGTAGTTGTAGCTGCCTAGCGAACCAAGAAATTAACTCAAGATCCAGAAATAAAGTTAGAATTGACATGTGGTTTTCGTCATGCTCCGATGTACCGAGACCAAAAGTCGGAGCTATTTTAGCTGAGTGCTACGCACTACAAGTTCTGTTCCTCCGCCAGTTTGGCCGAGAGCATCGTCAAGTGATGGTAATACGCCACGAATACGCCACGCACAATCCCTGGTTACTACAAGGCGTGTTTTGGTGCCAAAGAGAAAACGttgcttctcttcaatcTGATCGAATGATTCTTTGATAGAATAGTATCCCCAATCTCTTCACATGCTGATAGCAAATTGCAAGGCAAACACCAGTTCTCCGCATATGCGGAGTAAATATGGGCTCCTAGGAGACAGTGGGGGTGGCGTGTGGGGGAGGGTCGCTTCATGCGttctccagctgccagctcagctcagatGAATGCAACGTGTTGATGGAAGGAAAACACGTTTATTCGGGAGCAATGATCTTCAAAACTACAGTCTAATTGGGTAAAAACTAGATACACGATTCAGAATCTCGACTAGCGTATCATCCAGTCCCAGCTCGAAACGGCGCCTGGATTGGTTCTTCGACCAGGCGTGAAACTTCGAGAACTGTATTTTCAGCTTGTGAAGTTAGGGCTTCAATATTGGTCAAGTCTTAATCTAGAGCAGCTACGGTAAGGTTGATTACGTTAATTCGGTCTTAGTACATTTGATACCTGTAAACAACGCGAGGCGGTGTGCCAATGCATTAATAGCCTCTGTTACATCGGCAGCATTATCGTAACAGTAACCTGCCCAACCCATAGCAGCTGTAGTAAGCCCATTGATATAATTCCTCGTCAAGATATATATTCAAAATCCCCACATCTGTTTGACCTTTCAATCATGAATTGAAGCCTCAATCCCCTGGGCATTCTCAAATGTGGTTTCTGTCGCTCCACGCGCGTCTTTAGGCTTGCAAATCGCACGTCTAGTAGCGTCAAATCCTCGTCTATTAACCTCGCTGATAAGGATCTTGCAAGTGATGATGCATAATAATCATGCAATCAGATGCCTTGAAAATATATAtgcttttttatcttttgcttttggccTCACAAAGACCATTTTTCCGAGATGATGCATAATAAGAAGAATCAGCATCGTCAAAATGAGAACATTTGAGGTTGTTCAGGCTAAGCTTCCAGCAATAAGTGAcacaaaaaaataaatatatatctgtTGTGAGTTTATAGTCGAAGAGATTGGTAAGGAGGTTTGGGATTGTGCCCTTGTCACGCTGCCATTTGTTTGAAAGGACATAGTAATGTACCTGAAGAAAAATGTCGGACTGTTTCACTGAAATATCTTCATCCCCTTTTCGTCCCCTAGAAAAAGgaaagttattaaaaaagaacaTTATAAATATCTTGAGGTACAGGTAAAACGGAGGTCTAGAAGGTTCAAAGTGGAAGCTTGTGGCGTATCTAAGTAACAGGCCCTACGATAAATGCCAACTAGAACATGCACACAGATTTTGCAGAACATAATCCATCTTAACAATTGCTACGCTACAGAATCGTCGGCAGAAACAAATGAGATAACTACCTCTGTAGCAATAACGCGCATTCAGAGATAGATAATCGGTACGGTCAAATGTTCTGAGATAAACGCGGCGTTTCCAGGGTAAATGATTCCAGGGTTTGGCGAAGGACCGTACGTGTACTTGCAGACCGCGTGCAAAAATATTTTCCGTGTTACAATGATGTGTCAGTAGACGTAGTTGAATGGATTTTTGCCTCGAAAGAGTAGTTATTTCTTTAgtatttatttctttatacCTAAGCTATAGACAAGGTCTATCATGGAAGTGGCAAATGGGCTTGCAAAAAAATAGAGACCGAGCAATCGATTGGCTCGCAAAAACACGCTGCAGTATATGCACATGAGGGCAGCCATAATACCCACGTTAATAATGCTGTTATTATTCTTGTGCATGTGCATTTTCATTTTGCGGtgtctattttttttttggcaaaTCGCTTTGAATGGTTGCACACATCTCATTACTAACGTGGCTACCAGTAGCTACGGGGAGATCTGAGCGGTCGCGTTACTATAAAAACGTCTTAATAGAATAAAATtaaggagaaaaaaagagaaaaagcaaaatacAAAGACAATCTTCAAACTGATTTAGCAACTGAGTAAGTGCTCTAGACTATCATGGCAAGCTACTTTCGGCTCATATTCCGCTCCCACCTCCGCAGCAGTCAGCTCAACCCGGCCGTGATGTACCGAAGCCCGGCTCGCTGCCCGAATTGCCATCGCTAACTGTTTTGGTGGTCAATAGACCCACGGCTATGTAGCTTCAAATCAAGACTGCAGCAGAGACAAGATGTCTGACGGCTATCGCTATAGATAGGATTTGCGCGCTGACATACCGAAGCTTCCTTTGAAGGAATTCAGCAGCCGATGGATGAGAGATCATCGGAGGAGCTACTTCGTGTTTCATTTGCTACAGAGGGCTAACCTGCCTACGAGAAACCACGGCATATGTAACATGATCAAAGCAAAAGTGCGTCATGGATGATGAATGTCCACTTTGAACGGAATGCGAGGATTTCTAAGCTAAGCATTGAATTGATGCACAAATGGTGATGAAGGCGACAAAAGCGCAGAAAACTAATCTATGCAGCTCAAACTTTTCTTCTAGAAGCAGCATCACATATTGTTTTCGCCCATTAATCTGATTCCAAGCTCAATGATCGCGGCGAGATGAAATAAAAGTGCATTTGCGACTTGGGGAGCGTCTTTGATGATCGTTGAGGGGCTTCACGCATTGGCTTTGCAAAAGTGCCAATGTCATCACTGAAGGCAGCTCCCAAAAAGCGCGCGATGAATTCATAAGAGCAAGGTATGTGATCCTTCGAGCGCAGCTATTCTCCAGACCTCGGAACTTCGGCCTAACTGCACTATGCATGGATGCACAGCACCGAACAAGATGCGTTGTTGCACAAGATTAAGTCGATAGTAGCGCGAAAGCCTCACGCTAAATCCGCCGAGGATCTCGAGAATTTGCTGTGAGAAAGGCAATGGAGCCATGGAACGGCGATTACTGCCCGATTCAACGGGCAAGCAGCTAGGATATCCACGCACTAAGGCAAGAATCAATGCAAGGGTTCTATAACAGACCAAATGTCCCTGTAGCCTCGACCGTCTTTAGGCACTGCTCCGTAGACTTATGCAAGCTGGAGGCAAGGAACAGCTGTATCACCGGCCAACAGCTAATAATGTCTGTACCACAAGCCGTGTCCGCTTGTCAACCAATAACTATTGTGGATGAACCGCCCTCTTCTCAACTGCAGCTGCCTTCCTACATCCATCTTCCAATTTTTAAGCCTGCCTCGCCCGGCCTTGCAAGATGCGCCTCTTCGGTTTCGTCTTTTCGCTGCTTCTGCGATTGGGAATTGCCTACACCTTGAGCGAGGTTGAGACCCAGATATCCTCATACCAAGCCCATAACGCCACCTACACTGCAGCACCCACTCCTCCATCGGGCTGTCAGCTAGCAGTAGGGTTCCCTAGCCCAGAATTCCAATCTTGATAGCCCGTGTTAACACAGATCTTAGTGTGGCTTCCTGGCCTTCTCTTTACCGTCACAGCTGTCATATCCCAACAGCTCGACCTATGAATTCGAGGAATCGCGATACTGGGCGCAGCAACAAGCTCTGACTAGACCGACTTGTCGATTCTCTCCCGCATCGCCAGAAGAAGTATCCTTGGCCGTTCTTGCCTTGCGTGTCACACAGTGCAAGTTTGCTGTTAAAAGCGGTGGTCATGCTGCTTTTGCCGGCGCCTCGAACATTGACGGCGGCGTGACAATCGATCTTATCAACCTGAACCAGATTACGCTCTCATCTGATAAGA is drawn from Trichoderma atroviride chromosome 7, complete sequence and contains these coding sequences:
- a CDS encoding uncharacterized protein (CAZy:GH71~SECRETED:SignalP(1-28)~CAZy:CBM24): MKSIAGAFRRVGLTAFAVAAALSSLVNAEIEVRSLEERAASGNRLVFAHFMIGIVGQRTSASDYDADMQRAKAYGIDAFALNIGTDSYTDTQLGFAYQSAANNGMKVFISFDFSYWQTSDGTGVGQKIAQYAGQSAQLQVNGRPFASSFIGDGVDVNAIRSGAGSNVYFVPNFHPNTDTSTIDGALSWGAWDSNGNNRAPSNGVNVTVAENDAAYESWLNGKTYLAPVAPWFNTHFSSKNWVFPSGDLLFTRWNEVIQQGFPMVEIVTWNDYGESHYVGPLSSEHSDDGSSKWANDMPHDGWLDLSKPFIAAYKNGDTNVANYITQDQVIYWYRRNLNSLNCDSTDSLGRPDGYQTLSDTVYVVTLLKSAGSITIKSGSNSQTFNAGAGANIFTVNAALGQQTFTLTRNGASVLSGTSLMDITAVCTCGLYNFNAYVGTLPAGASDPLPPDGLAQLTAGLQVTTCKPTPSLGTNPPTSTVNNGGGGSSPTPTNCNAGTVADGESGNFTGLCQFACSFGYCPPGPCVCTGFGPSTPPATNGRNGCPVAGEPSAYDGLCSFTCNHGYCPEGACEYC
- a CDS encoding uncharacterized protein (EggNog:ENOG41), whose protein sequence is MFAPVLRVTKALKPQTAALSATLVFAGIAGGAYSYRIYNRFVREYQTHVRQKIGVLDSLNNSNTVRTLVNPHNHVTMGDSCSTILTTLPEQETPSDEVILSALVKGFFSGPVFMPERIALRLIGLRFVTFEGLEPTAQPIWKTSQLSSTQLPMKTAILWGCFQIANIELSNSKDGDNRSVVDIVFGTDREQFAGCHRFSVKRVEENSLTQKQPAQFQVQVESIICNPTVNKPISISFLGGFHKVYANLLFRDAVAEAMHRLSLSSA
- a CDS encoding uncharacterized protein (TransMembrane:8 (i138-162o168-188i200-217o223-246i377-400o406-428i449-466o478-496i)), whose product is MSSGEKQDDLHLGAAHVDVPEAEVLGNKDLINDAIDGENQEHDMGVWEAVKTHPWACLWAFTMCFTIVMESFDMFLNGNFVAQAAFQKEFGIFVEGSGWTIPTKWQSALFQSGQCGAFVGVFLAGPITNRIGYRWTTILGLVLMNATIFISFFANSLTLLVVGQALEGVPWGFFIANAPAYASEIVPLPLRGACTATLQMAWSIGSIIVAAATLGYNKRDDQWAWRVPLALQWIFPTPLLILIFLAPESPWWLIRRGRKEEALRSIERLGGKSGQNSANTLAMMERTVEIEKQMGGAPTLLDLFKGTDLRRTIITCLIYASQNFAGNLIANQATFFFEQAGIGSDRAFQLNLINSCLQFVANACSWFLTAWFGRRTIYLWGTATNITLLFILGICASIPQNNSTNYAQACLGIIISFVFAGSLGPISYTIIAETSSVRLRALSTGVGRAAYYVAEIPMIYLASQLLNPTGWNLAGKCGYVWGGTAVVCWFMAYFFLPELKHRTYRETDILFNRRLPARKFKSTVIDVRENH